One window of Candidatus Mycobacterium wuenschmannii genomic DNA carries:
- a CDS encoding alpha/beta fold hydrolase encodes MTAVRNTPKTVEFSGVQGLTLVADEWGRGTEEAAGRPSILMLHGGGQNRHSWKNTGQILADHGFHVVALDSRGHGDSDRSPNADYDIETLTADVMHVLDVIARPVILIGASMGGLTGILVADRAGPERVTRLILVDVVPRFEKNGSARIRDFMFSGLHGFATLDEAADAVAAYLPHRTRPRSPEGLKKNLRLRDGRWYWHWDPAFMTKPGDDPELRTENFERAAADLTIPVLLIRGKLSDVVSPEGVEHFLETVPNAEFVELSGAGHTAAGDDNDAFSDVVVTFATRP; translated from the coding sequence GCAGTGCGCAACACCCCCAAGACCGTCGAATTCTCCGGGGTTCAGGGGCTCACCCTGGTCGCAGACGAGTGGGGCCGCGGCACTGAGGAGGCCGCCGGCCGGCCGTCGATCCTCATGCTGCACGGCGGCGGGCAGAACCGGCACTCCTGGAAGAACACCGGCCAGATCCTTGCCGACCACGGCTTCCACGTCGTCGCGCTGGACAGCCGCGGCCACGGCGACAGCGACCGCTCCCCCAACGCCGACTACGACATCGAGACGCTGACCGCCGACGTCATGCACGTCCTCGACGTGATCGCCCGACCGGTGATCCTGATCGGCGCCAGCATGGGTGGGTTGACCGGAATCCTGGTCGCCGATCGGGCCGGCCCCGAGCGGGTCACCCGGCTGATCCTCGTCGACGTCGTGCCGCGCTTCGAGAAGAACGGCAGCGCCCGCATCCGCGACTTCATGTTCAGCGGGCTGCACGGGTTCGCCACCCTCGACGAGGCCGCGGACGCCGTCGCCGCCTACCTGCCGCACCGGACGCGGCCGCGCAGCCCGGAGGGCCTCAAGAAGAACCTTCGGTTACGCGACGGCCGCTGGTACTGGCATTGGGACCCGGCGTTCATGACGAAGCCGGGCGACGACCCCGAATTGCGCACCGAGAACTTCGAGCGCGCCGCGGCCGACCTGACGATCCCGGTGCTGTTGATCCGCGGCAAGCTCAGCGACGTCGTCAGCCCTGAGGGAGTCGAGCACTTCCTGGAAACGGTTCCGAACGCGGAGTTCGTCGAGTTGTCCGGCGCCGGGCACACCGCCGCCGGCGACGACAACGATGCGTTCAGTGACGTCGTGGTGACGTTCGCGACGCGGCCCTAG